A window of the Theileria parva strain Muguga chromosome 2, complete sequence, whole genome shotgun sequence genome harbors these coding sequences:
- the vps11 gene encoding Vacuolar protein sorting-associated protein 11-like protein — protein MTNLRHLVFLEKKLVSVENKDGANLSIGSIVDVAGDDHFMFLLESSGIVWMCYRPWVKFDETTHLRFVSFKTFEFEATNVFYCPLKKVLVVIGREQECDSILKFNSYDLSPFNDGYDHTPQFIQSTPLFPNLNEFRPDNVVKVAISDDCSTIGVSTEFNGIYMYRNYITPSDDQKLWVIPPNKVFKMCAKNVDILDLEGSQYLFITTDFEVVSYNLSDNKIVYMESSDLKCEASCKLKQNLVGVYVPGTIMIYHILDGMVNHIDTNANDLDSSNSGIDNIKLYCYNEYVVNCNVDNIFDNNNIILINLYSYLLDISFIAYSYYIPRLIHIVQFMNNLYLFTTNSNLNNPNGLFSSVLIFELKNKKLYNRVDILIKKRLFNWAVKLLKFENRSTNEIEQIYKIYADWLYMKNKYNESIYYYSKCNNIIEPCYVIQRFLKLNTKTYLYTYLYNYLYHMKVNKKASIDNNYYILTILLLQSLNNNNMQRLEDETKSQDNEGQELAVENELHRFLSKFSNIYKKSIKESIIQCRYINKYEFACEIAKYQGDEEEYLNILIEDLSHFDKAYELLQSASNSVKYNIIIKHSKLLLKYDSSKLLQLIDTIVNDNQKELNYLHENSTQINGSSKCQSNNAILNINNVLNTFILENDFLTKLIGLLNDNSSLLLYTIKLNILLQQYNKYKQVYNTQDKDLSNSNDSSHNNVDKSVQVEDSILKLLNSTSNYSTELIGLVLCLLYKYKRGSIIISIKMRYYNLPLILLDNEDDIISLLDYVYNYGYNEPILYINILKLLLKHNNYIVIKKLLYNVQKLLKFQNIIKIFNNYQSIQFQYLNDYIRSEFKKISDTINEYNNDIMQDKVEYMNMKKNLVDLNTNYIIINNTNCSSCGLHLEYPSIHFYCKHSYHIYCVTQDNTCPKCTYNIPDASDNDDNFFKFLIGSNDPFDYISQHFNKFLCT, from the exons atgacgAATCTTCGTCATTTGGTATTTCTTGAAAAGAAACTAGTATCTGTGGAAAATAAAG ATGGAGCTAATTTGAGCATTGGTAGCATCGTTGATGTTGCTGGAGATGACCACTTTATGTTCCTGTTGGAATCCTCCGGGATAGTCTGGATGTGTTATAGGCCCTGGGTTAAGTTCGATGAAACAACTCACCTAAGGTTCGTCAGCTTTAAAACCTTCGAATTCGAAGCAACAAATGTGTTCTATTGCCCACTAAAAAAAGTATTGGTAGTAATAGG GCGTGAGCAAGAATGTGACTCTATCCTAAAATTCAACAGTTATGACTTGTCCCCGTTTAATGATGGTTATGACCATACCCCTCAATTCATCCAGTCAACTCCTTTGTTCCCTAATTTGAATGAGTTCCGCCCTGATAACGTAGTTAAAGTGGCAATCTCAGATGACTGCTCAACCATCGGAGTCTCAACAGAGTTCAACGGGATATATATGTACAGAAATTATATCACTCCTTCAGATGATCAGAAACTCTGGGTAATACCGCCCAACAAagtgtttaaaatgtgCGCCAAGAATGTCGATATCCTAGATTTAGAGGGTTCGCAGTACCTTTTTATTACCACAGACTTTGAAGTTGTGTCATACAACCTTAGTGATAACAAAATCGTATACATGGAATCCTCTGATCTTAAGTGTGAGGCTTCATGTAAGCTAAAACAGAATTTAGTGGGAGTGTATGTACCAGGAACGATAATGATATACCATATACTAGATGGGATGGTTAACCATATAGATACGAACGCCAACGATTTAGACAGTAGTAACAGTGGGattgataatataaaaCTTTATTGTTATAATGAGTATGTGGTGAATTGCAATGTGGATAACATATTCGATAACAACAACATCATACTCATAAATCTATATTCGTACCTCCTAGATATCTCCTTTATCGCATACAGTTACTACATCCCAAGACTAATACACATTGTACAGTTTATGAATAATCTTTATTTGTTTACAACAAACAGTAACCTAAACAATCCAAACGGGCTGTTCTCCAGTGTTCTGATATTTGAATTGAAGAATAAGAAGCTGTACAATAGAGTTGATATCCTGATAAAGAAGAGGTTATTCAACTGGGCAGTTAAACTTCTAAAGTTTGAAAACAGGTCAACTAATGAAATAGAGCAgatatacaaaatatacGCAGACTGGCTGTacatgaaaaataaatacaacGAGTCGATTTATTACTACTCTAAGTGCAACAACATAATTGAACCCTGTTATGTGATACAACGTTTTCTCAAGTTGAACACAAAGACTTACCTTTACACCTACTTGTACAATTACCTGTACCACATGAAGGTTAATAAAAAAGCCTCCATTGATAATAACTATTacatattaactatactcTTGCTGCAGTCACTgaataacaataatatgCAAAGACTTGAAGACGAAACAAAGTCACAAGATAATGAAGGCCAGGAATTAGCAGTGGAAAATGAACTACATAGATTTTTATCGAAGTTTAGTAACATATACAAAAAGAGTATCAAAGAGTCTATTATACAATGCagatatataaataagtatGAATTCGCATGTGAAATCGCTAAGTATCAAGGTGACGAAGAGGAGTATCTAAACATACTGATTGAAGACCTTAGCCACTTTGACAAAGCCTACGAGCTTTTACAATCTGCATCCAACAGCGTCAAGtataacataattattaagCACTCTAAACTACTCCTTAAGTATGACTCATCTAAACTATTACAACTGATCGACACCATTGTTAACGATAATCAAAAGGAACTTAATTACTTACACGAAAATTCCACACAAATTAATGGGTCTTCAAAATGTCAATCAAATAATGCTATATTGAATATAAACAATGTGTTGAATACATTTATATTAGAAAATGACtttttaactaaattaattggtTTGTTAAACGATAACAGTTCCCTACTCttgtatactattaaactgaatattttactccaacagtataataaatataaacaagTTTATAATACTCAAGACAAGGATCTTTCTAATTCTAATGATAGCTCGCATAATAATGTAGATAAAAGTGTTCAGGTGGAAGATAGCATACTTAAGCTCCTTAATAGCACCAGTAATTACTCAACTGAGCTCATTGGGCTGGTGCTATGTCTACTCTATAAGTACAAAAGAGGctcaataataataagCATAAAAATGAGATATTATAACCTCCCTCTAATTCTTTTGGATAACGAGGATGATATAATCAGCTTGCTGGATTACGTTTACAACTACGGTTATAATGAACCAATACTCTACATAAACATATTGAAGCTGCTGCTCAA GCATAACAACTACATCGTAATCAAGAAGCTGCTGTACAATGTTCaaaaattactaaaatttcaaaatatcATAAAGATTTTCAACAATTACCAGAGTATTCAATTCCAATACCTCAAC GACTACATAAGGAGTGAATTTAAGAAGATAAGTGACACGATAAATGAGTACAACAATGACATAATGCAGGACAAGGTCGAATATATGAACATGAAGAAGAATCTAGTGGACCTGAATACGAATTACATCATTATCAATAACACAAACTGCTCTTCCTGCGGGTTACACCTGGAGTATCCATCGATACACTTCTATTGTAAACACTCATATCATATATACTGCGTAACTCAGGATAATACATGTCCAAAATGTACTTATAATATACCG GACGCTAGCGATAACGATGataatttctttaaatttttaataggTTCAAATGACCCGTTTGACTACATATCTCAgcattttaataaatttctTTGCAcataa
- a CDS encoding putative integral membrane protein → MHSRIRLRISNEAWERKSKSGQGTAEFKRALNDKHAIVFFFVGMAVNLNLDTSLLTERVFEVENFTNITIFLYFSVVVIVCILYMFLIPPDFWQLVAGVWTLSASRFCHLLLSIFAHGKSGRNLFLLFYSINGFLRGIISLTSSHVIGEYFLIESYIHFINGSVFFSILSSLLQIIVGLIIGDETVRQVRRNLVICQSAYLSETLFASIWVTIIFIEYHSDINKAKEEHKKNEEGQKYSQAIKKFTYIRYYISKFFVSFFASLFRVVFHPVLIPYMMDVPNVNKLLASIVFTFSEFLGRLTTFQIDEYIDASKKAHDISNTIFLFRQDLHLYLLFCYQFIICTLAVYSTWFQKYGISKNPYFVTFITMTSGLVSGYNDNRAVRGSEAVLHYYSKPKNIITSKDEQSSSSNNSSDITPEIAKDTSNVSDVITLLSYSSFLVGCLISYYLQHAIIRRKETLEFIILSHKKYIDKESVKILAKKLNL, encoded by the exons ATGCATAGTAGGATCAGATTGCGGATATCAAACGAAGCTTGGGAAAGGAAATCAAAAAGTGGGCAAGGAACAGCTGAATTCAAGAGGGCGTTAAATGATAAGCACGCAATTGTGTTCTTTTTCGTAGGTATGGCTGTAAATCTAAACCTCGATACAAGTCTCCTAACTGAACGAGTTTTTGAGGTGGAAAACTTTACgaatattactatttttCTATATTTCAGTGTCGTCGTCATAGTATGCATTCTTTACATGTTCTTGATACCCCCAGATTTCTGGCAACTTGTAGCCGGTGTGTGGACGTTATCTGCTTCTCGTTTTTGCCACCTTCTTCTGTCTATATTTGCTCACGGAAAGTCTGGGAGaaatttgtttttgttGTTTTACTCAATTAATGGTTTTCTGAGAGGAATCATTTCACTTACTA GCTCACATGTTATAGGGGAATACTTTTTGATTGAGTCTTATATTCACTTTATTAACGGTAGTGTCTTCTTCTCAATTTTGTCCTCATTATTGCAAATTATAGTCGGTCTTATCATCGGAGATGAAACTGTTCGTCAAGTACGACGTAACTTAGTTATATGTCAGAGTGCGTATCTCTCTGAGACATTATTTGCATCAATATGGGTTACAATCATCTTCATAGAATATCATTCAGATATAAATAAAGCAAAGGAAGAACATAaaaaaaatgaagaagGACAAAAATACTCACAGGCTATTAAAAAGTTTACATATATCCGATATTACATTTCTAAGTTTTTTGTTTCGTTTTTTGCATCTCTGTTTCGTGTTGTTTTCCATCCTGTGTTAATTCCATATATGATGGATGTACCAAACGTTAACAAGCTGTTGGCTTCTATCgtttttacattttctgAGTTTTTGGGTAGATTAACCACATTTCAAATTGATGAATATATCGATGCCAGTAAAAAGGCCCATGATATATCGAATactatatttttatttagacAGGACTTGCACTTGTATTTGTTGTTTTGTTATCAATTTATCATCTGTACATTAGCTGTTTACTCCACATGGTTCCAGAAATATGGAATCAGCAAGAATCCATACTTTGTAACTTTCATAACCATGACATCAGGACTAGTGTCTGGTTATAATGATAACAGAGCCGTCCGTGGTTCTGAAGCTGTTCTacattactatagtaaacCGAAAAACATAATAACTTCTAAAGACGAGCAATCCTCCAGCTCTAACAATTCAAGCGACATTACACCAGAAATTGCAAAAGATACATCCAATGTTAGCGATGTAATTACACTACTAAGTTATTCTTCCTTTTTGGTAGGATGTTTGATttcatactatttacaaCATGCGATCATTAGACGTAAGGAGACCTTGGAGTTCATCATTCTCTCACACAAGAAGTACATAGATAAAGAATCAGTTAAAATACTGGcaaaaaaactaaatttgtaa
- a CDS encoding putative integral membrane protein: MLQSRIRLRMGIDARERKLKQSEPGGYAYRKAINDKHSIAFFFVGMAMNLNLDTSLLTERVFDVENFTNITIFLYFSVVVIVCILYMFLINPEFWQLVAAIWTLSASRACQVVLSVFAHGKSGRNLFLLFYSINGFLRGIISLTSTFVISRYFLNDSYIHFINGSVFFSILSSLLQIIVGLIIGDETVRQVRRNLVICQSAYLSETLFASIWVTIIYLTYRTDQHPKSEQEEKKYEKAIKKFTYIQFYISKFFVSFFASLFRVVYHPVLIPYMMDVPNVNKLLASIVFTFSEFLGRLTTFQIDEYIDASKKAHDISNTIFLFRQDLHLYLLFCYQFIICTLAVYSTWFQKYGISKNPYFVTFITMTSGLVSGYNDNRAVRGSEAVLHYYSKIKKNNNSTSASSSSRSSSTSDNSTEITQEVASDTSNVNDIITLLSYSSFLVGCLISYYFQHAIIRRKETLEFIILSHKKYIDKESVKLLAKKLNL, encoded by the exons ATGTTGCAGAGTAGAATCCGATTACGGATGGGGATCGATGCAAGGGAGAGGAAATTGAAGCAAAGTGAGCCAGGAGGATACGCATACAGGAAAGCGATCAATGATAAACATTCGATTGCTTTCTTTTTCGTAGGTATGGCTATGAACCTAAACCTAGATACTAGTCTGTTAACGGAAAGAGTTTTTGACGTGGAAAATTTCACAAATATTACCATTTTCCTCTACTTCAGTGTCGTTGTCATAGTATGTATTCTTTATATGTTTCTAATAAACCCAGAATTCTGGCAACTTGTAGCCGCCATCTGGACGTTATCTGCTTCTCGTGCCTGTCAGGTTGTTTTGTCAGTGTTTGCTCACGGAAAGTCTGGGAGaaatttgtttttgttGTTTTACTCAATTAATGGTTTTCTGAGAGGAATCATTTCACTTACTA GCACATTTGTCATTTCGAGATATTTTCTGAATGATTCTTATATTCACTTTATTAACGGTAGTGTCTTCTTCTCAATTTTGTCCTCATTATTGCAAATTATAGTCGGTCTTATCATCGGAGATGAAACTGTTCGTCAAGTACGACGTAACTTAGTTATATGTCAGAGTGCGTATCTCTCTGAGACATTATTTGCATCAATATGGGTTACAATCATATACCTAACATATCGAACAGATCAACATCCGAAATCGGAGCAAGAAGAAAAGAAATATGAAAAGGCTATCAAAAAGTTTAcatatatacaattttacatttCTAAGTTTTTTGTTTCGTTTTTTGCATCTCTGTTTCGTGTTGTTTATCATCCTGTGTTAATTCCATATATGATGGATGTACCAAACGTTAACAAGCTGTTGGCTTCTATCgtttttacattttctgAGTTTTTGGGTAGATTAACCACATTTCAAATTGATGAATATATCGATGCCAGTAAAAAGGCCCATGATATATCGAATactatatttttatttagacAGGACTTGCACTTGTATTTGTTGTTTTGTTATCAATTTATCATCTGTACATTAGCTGTTTACTCCACATGGTTCCAGAAATATGGAATCAGCAAGAATCCATACTTTGTAACTTTCATAACCATGACTTCAGGACTAGTGTCTGGTTATAATGATAACCGAGCAGTTCGTGGTTCTGAAGCCGTTCTacattactatagtaaaattaaaaaaaataataatagtacTTCTGCCTCTTCATCTAGTCGTTCCTCCTCCACTTCTGACAATTCAACCGAAATTACACAAGAAGTTGCATCCGATACATCCAATGTTAACGATATCATTACACTACTAAGTTACTCCTCCTTTTTGGTGGGATGTTTGATTTCATACTATTTCCAACATGCGATCATTAGACGTAAGGAGACCTTGGAGTTCATCATTCTCTCACATAAAAAGTATATAGATAAAGAATCAGTTAAATTACTGGcaaaaaaactaaatttgTAA
- the wdr55 gene encoding WD domain G-beta repeat protein yields MNTCFFKSDEDLNCLSFHPKLDLLVSGSISGQLDIFKFEEISRELVKEWSNSSTHSSSVRISKFSSNGKEIMSASSDKTVSLTDFDSNKVKWVGKGHKDPINNACYINESILVSGDDEGEIRIWDTRAKSSCIGKINEFSDCVTDLMVGRDPNELIATCADQIGCFDHRKFKLKALSDNTEHEFLTMSLVKKGKKVICGTSTGSICFFSYGYWGDLNDIIPVNKETINGIVKINEDLVCTCGDDGEIYVIQLLPNKVLGKLKEFKNLDVKVRSTDSLTINHNNSLLGFLVNFEYIYLTSTEEVNRLLSNDQPNFFDEI; encoded by the exons ATGAATACatgtttttttaaatctgACGAAGATCTTAATTGTTTATCCTTTCACCCGAAGCTTGATCTTCTGGTTTCTGGATCAATTAGCGGTCAACTCGATAT attcAAGTTTGAGGAAATTAGTAGGGAGTTAGTCAAGGAATGGTCCAATTCTTCTACACATTCCAGTTCTGTTAGAATCTCCAAATTTTCTAGTAATGGAAAGG AAATAATGTCGGCTTCTTCTGACAAGACTGTTTCTCTCACGGATTTTGACTCAAATAAGGTAAAATGGGTTGGAAAGGGGCACAA gGATCCAATCAACAACGCTTGCTATATCAACGAATCTATCCTGGTATCAGGAGATGATGAGGGCGAAATTAGG ATTTGGGACACTAGGGCAAAGAGTTCATGCATTGGGAAAATTAACGAATTTTCTGATTGTGTTACCG aCCTTATGGTTGGACGTGATCCTAATGAGCTTATCGCAACTTG TGCTGACCAAATTGGCTGTTTTGACCATAGAAAGTTCAAATTGAAGGCTCTTTCAGACAATACTGAACACGAGTTCCTGACCATGTCCCTTGTTAAG AAGGGAAAGAAAGTAATTTGCGGGACTTCTACCGGTTCTATATGTTTTTTCTCCTACGGATATTGGGGCGACCTTAACGATATTATTCCAGTAAACAAGGAGACTATAAATGGAATT GTAAAGATAAATGAGGACTTAGTTTGTACATGTGGAGATGACGGAGAAATATACGTTATTCAGTTGTTACCTAATAAGGTCCTAGGTAAACTTAAAGAATTCAAAAACCTTGATGTCAAAGTTAGATCAACTGATTCCCTAACCATCAACCACAACAATTCTCTATTAg GATTTCTTGTTAATTTTGAGTATATTTACCTGACAAGTACTGAAGAGGTGAACAGATTATTGTCAAACGATCAGCCGAATTTTTTTGATGAAATATAA
- a CDS encoding Eukaryotic initiation factor 4E family protein, which yields MAESASVAVNGTKKCPSLTFNKNTEDHAKLSELFESTTINLDTPLSLKNKWVIWEQIVKMPEHSQNDYKEHTKPLVSFDSVQAFWNLWFNIPQPSELATNKRLARECSDGSEHFVDAIMGWSTTYVGGSIEQGRRSFRLPFQANRCTTAHSGRVLE from the exons ATGGCAGAGTCAGCTAGTGTTGCTGTTAATGGCACAAAAAAGTGTCCGTCTTTAACTTTTAACAAGAATACAGAAGACCATGCTAAATTATCAGAATTATTTGAATCT ACGACAATAAACCTGGATACTCCTTTGTCCTTGAAGAATAAATGGGTGATTTGGGAGCAGATAGTTAAGATGCCAGAACACTCCCAGAATGATTATAAAGAACACACAAAACCATTGGTTTCATTTGATTCTGTacaa GCCTTTTGGAATTTATGGTTTAATATTCCTCAACCGAGTGAATTAGCTACCAATAAAAGATTGGCACGTGAATGTTCCGACGGTTCTGAGCATTTTGTTGACGCCATTATG GGATGGAGTACAACCTATGTGGGAGGATCCATTGAACAAGGACGGAGGTCATTTCGATTACCGTTTCAGGCCAACAGATGTACAACAGCTCACAGTGGACGAGTACTGgaataa